The Candidatus Micrarchaeia archaeon genome includes a region encoding these proteins:
- a CDS encoding adenylate kinase family protein gives MNILITGTPGTGKTEISKELAKKLKMQLINVNELIEKHKFFNKIDKEDNSKIVNLKDLEDYLRNHISSEEGFIVESHLLCELELPADFVFVLRTHPNLLRSRLSKRKYIKDKLENNISCEILDYCLLKSESNYPIEIIYEINTTNKTPIKVIKEIQDILKGKKKNKHIDWSKKIFNEKIDLKKIKDL, from the coding sequence ATGAATATATTAATTACAGGAACACCCGGAACCGGAAAAACAGAAATTTCAAAAGAATTAGCTAAAAAATTAAAAATGCAATTAATTAACGTGAATGAATTAATAGAAAAACATAAATTTTTTAATAAAATAGATAAAGAAGATAATTCTAAAATAGTGAATTTAAAAGATTTAGAAGATTATTTAAGAAATCATATTTCCTCAGAAGAAGGATTTATTGTTGAAAGCCATTTATTATGCGAATTAGAATTGCCTGCAGATTTTGTTTTTGTTTTAAGAACCCATCCTAATTTATTGAGAAGTAGATTATCTAAAAGAAAATATATAAAAGATAAACTAGAAAATAATATTTCTTGTGAAATTTTGGATTATTGTTTATTAAAATCAGAATCAAATTATCCAATAGAAATCATATATGAAATAAACACCACCAATAAAACACCAATAAAAGTAATTAAAGAGATACAAGATATTTTAAAAGGCAAAAAAAAGAATAAACATATTGATTGGAGTAAAAAGATATTTAATGAAAAAATAGATCTTAAAAAAATTAAAGATTTATAA
- a CDS encoding CDP-alcohol phosphatidyltransferase family protein, with protein sequence MLKNSGKFEKKEKYLFSIFRFCPLSPNIITILSVIFALIAFIYAETLNIYYILGLICLAFVFDAFDGIVARAKNQVSKKGAFLDGIADRIVELFVLLILLKWINFYGITGYLIPIDLQIISILFFGTCMTSFVKAYAEHRQVLSHEKAVNLKGLLERAERVGLIFIALLSVVFAPLYTSSLIFLIVILTIFTFLQRMYYVLN encoded by the coding sequence ATGTTAAAAAATTCTGGAAAATTTGAAAAAAAAGAAAAATACTTATTTTCTATTTTTAGATTTTGCCCTTTATCTCCCAATATTATTACTATTTTATCAGTTATTTTTGCTTTAATTGCTTTTATTTATGCAGAAACATTAAATATATATTATATTTTAGGATTAATATGCTTAGCATTTGTATTTGACGCATTTGATGGAATTGTAGCAAGAGCTAAAAATCAAGTTTCCAAAAAAGGCGCTTTTTTAGATGGAATAGCAGATAGGATAGTTGAATTATTTGTTTTGCTCATTTTATTAAAATGGATAAATTTTTATGGAATAACTGGATATTTGATACCTATTGATTTACAAATAATTTCAATTTTATTCTTTGGAACTTGTATGACTTCATTTGTAAAAGCATATGCTGAACACAGACAAGTTTTAAGCCATGAAAAAGCAGTTAACTTAAAAGGTCTTTTAGAGCGCGCTGAAAGAGTTGGTTTAATATTTATAGCGCTTTTATCAGTAGTTTTTGCGCCTTTATACACATCTTCTCTTATATTCTTAATAGTTATTCTAACAATTTTCACATTCTTACAAAGAATGTATTATGTATTGAATTAA
- a CDS encoding winged helix-turn-helix domain-containing protein — MQKRNLKLYFTFAVIILALAVFLSIDFLSLSIQVDEPIAQESLSIEDEFFKEEMVVGASRQINDTFETDEEPPAFFEDNILYTQIIKYISLIVIAIFLVFAGYQIFFQRVPDVLSNDLRMSMLLELREADKVPTYFSTKYDKSKSTISEHLDKLVSAGLVERVQEPGKKFVYYRITREGKNILREKKAA, encoded by the coding sequence ATGCAAAAGCGCAATTTAAAATTATATTTTACCTTCGCAGTTATTATACTAGCTTTAGCTGTATTTTTATCTATAGATTTTCTTAGTTTATCTATACAAGTTGATGAACCTATTGCTCAGGAGAGTTTATCTATAGAAGATGAATTTTTTAAAGAGGAGATGGTAGTAGGAGCAAGCAGACAAATAAATGATACGTTTGAAACTGATGAAGAACCACCTGCTTTTTTTGAAGATAATATTCTATATACTCAGATAATAAAATATATTTCATTGATTGTTATTGCTATTTTTCTTGTTTTTGCAGGCTATCAAATCTTTTTTCAAAGAGTGCCTGATGTATTATCTAACGATTTAAGAATGAGTATGCTTTTAGAATTGCGCGAAGCAGATAAAGTTCCTACTTATTTTAGTACAAAATATGATAAAAGCAAATCAACAATTTCAGAGCATTTAGATAAATTAGTAAGCGCAGGATTAGTTGAGCGCGTTCAAGAGCCTGGAAAGAAATTTGTTTATTATAGAATCACAAGAGAAGGTAAAAATATATTAAGAGAAAAAAAGGCAGCTTAA
- a CDS encoding helicase-related protein, with the protein MLKDIEPREYQKNIADSALKKGNTLVILPTGLGKTLIALIMIDKLKTEGNILFMAPTRPLAEQHFKSIKKHLDIDENEIVLINGSIKPKERIELWKKTICISTPQTAKNDIENKRLDLSKYSLCIIDEAHRSVGNYAYTFVAENTIKNNVKIIGMTASPGGDKKRIEEIMNALYIKNIEARTHDDKDVEKYVQKTNMKWIFIELNIEMKEAVKYLKEMYKEYLEILQKFGIFIRIPSKVELIKAQKRILKIETNSKYAAMSYYSSIFNLSHLIELLETQGITTFENYLNKMKYEKTSKGVERVLRDYRLKIAENLLKNKEHPKVQELINILERNKGKTAIVFAQYRDQIIYLTKILNQNNITAKEFMGQKKGFTQKDQKRIIEEFKNKEFDVLCCTSVGEEGLDLPSVDLVIFYEPTPSAIRSIQRRGRTGRHKEGEVIILITKNTQDEAFYWASKKKENKMKKIIKEMSKNNEIISKNETLNETKPIIENKKPKKKQASILDF; encoded by the coding sequence ATGCTTAAAGATATTGAACCAAGAGAATATCAGAAAAACATAGCTGACTCTGCGCTTAAAAAAGGAAATACATTAGTTATTTTACCAACTGGATTAGGAAAAACCTTAATTGCGCTTATTATGATTGACAAATTAAAAACAGAAGGAAATATCTTATTTATGGCGCCTACAAGGCCATTGGCAGAACAGCATTTTAAATCAATAAAAAAACACTTAGATATTGATGAAAATGAAATAGTATTAATAAATGGGAGCATAAAACCAAAAGAAAGAATAGAATTATGGAAAAAAACAATTTGTATTTCAACTCCGCAAACAGCTAAAAATGATATTGAAAATAAACGTTTGGATCTTTCAAAATATTCATTATGTATTATTGATGAAGCACATAGGTCAGTAGGCAACTATGCATATACTTTTGTAGCTGAAAACACAATAAAAAATAATGTTAAAATTATAGGTATGACTGCTTCACCAGGTGGAGATAAAAAAAGAATTGAAGAAATTATGAATGCATTATATATAAAAAATATAGAAGCAAGAACACATGATGATAAAGATGTTGAAAAATATGTTCAAAAAACAAATATGAAATGGATTTTTATTGAATTAAATATAGAAATGAAAGAAGCAGTAAAATATTTAAAAGAAATGTATAAGGAATATTTAGAAATATTACAAAAATTTGGTATTTTCATAAGAATTCCTTCAAAAGTTGAATTGATAAAGGCACAAAAAAGAATTTTAAAAATAGAAACTAACTCCAAATATGCTGCTATGTCTTATTATTCATCTATATTTAATTTGTCTCATTTAATAGAATTATTAGAAACACAAGGAATAACAACTTTTGAAAATTATTTAAATAAAATGAAATATGAAAAAACATCCAAAGGAGTTGAAAGAGTATTAAGAGATTATAGATTAAAAATAGCTGAAAATTTATTAAAAAATAAAGAACACCCAAAAGTTCAAGAATTAATAAATATTTTAGAAAGAAACAAAGGAAAAACTGCTATTGTTTTTGCTCAATATAGGGATCAAATTATTTATTTAACAAAAATATTAAATCAAAATAATATAACTGCTAAAGAATTTATGGGGCAAAAAAAAGGATTTACTCAAAAAGATCAGAAAAGAATTATTGAAGAATTCAAAAATAAAGAATTTGATGTTTTATGTTGCACAAGTGTTGGTGAAGAAGGATTAGACCTCCCTTCGGTAGATTTAGTTATTTTTTATGAACCAACTCCATCAGCAATTAGAAGCATTCAAAGACGCGGAAGAACTGGAAGACACAAAGAAGGGGAAGTAATAATATTAATAACAAAAAATACACAGGATGAAGCATTCTATTGGGCTTCAAAGAAAAAAGAAAATAAAATGAAAAAAATAATTAAAGAAATGAGTAAAAATAATGAAATAATTTCAAAAAATGAAACATTAAATGAAACTAAACCAATAATTGAAAATAAAAAACCAAAAAAGAAACAGGCATCTATTTTAGACTTTTAA
- a CDS encoding D-aminoacyl-tRNA deacylase yields the protein MPTLIYSKINTASKNICEYIINKYNFEKTNENEWGKNIQNIEVKIVKVEENVIDFSFKDESDYLIVPSTHKSTSNTKTLGVHVPGNWSTADLGGKKETLNMCYSSKMKTILLNINKLAEERGLIKIEKERGWEITLEVDHHGPTPPEINEKTPIMFVEIGSTEEEWNDKEAVELIGDAIINSIPDNTKYPTVLGFGGGHYASKFNKYELNDGEYKKLNYAISHILPKYRFDDFEKSAEEMFKQVLNKNVEKIEKVLIDWKGLKSDQRQLIVDLCERNDIKWEKV from the coding sequence ATGCCTACTTTAATCTATTCAAAAATAAATACTGCGAGTAAAAACATATGTGAATATATTATTAATAAATATAATTTTGAAAAAACTAATGAAAATGAATGGGGTAAAAATATACAAAATATAGAAGTAAAAATTGTAAAAGTTGAAGAAAATGTAATTGATTTTTCATTTAAAGATGAATCAGATTATTTAATTGTTCCGTCCACACATAAAAGCACTTCAAATACAAAAACTCTGGGCGTTCATGTGCCTGGAAATTGGTCAACAGCAGATTTAGGTGGGAAAAAAGAAACATTAAATATGTGTTATTCTTCTAAAATGAAAACAATTTTATTAAATATAAATAAGTTAGCTGAAGAAAGAGGATTAATAAAAATAGAGAAAGAAAGAGGATGGGAAATAACATTAGAAGTTGACCATCACGGCCCTACTCCCCCAGAAATTAATGAAAAAACACCAATAATGTTTGTTGAAATAGGCTCAACTGAAGAAGAATGGAATGATAAAGAAGCAGTTGAACTAATTGGTGATGCAATAATAAACTCAATTCCAGACAACACAAAATATCCAACTGTTTTAGGATTTGGAGGAGGACATTATGCTTCTAAATTCAACAAATATGAACTAAATGATGGAGAATATAAAAAATTAAATTATGCTATATCTCATATTCTCCCTAAATATCGTTTTGATGATTTTGAAAAAAGTGCGGAAGAAATGTTTAAACAGGTGCTTAATAAAAATGTTGAAAAAATAGAAAAAGTATTAATAGATTGGAAAGGTTTGAAATCAGATCAAAGACAGCTTATAGTAGATTTATGTGAAAGAAATGATATAAAATGGGAAAAAGTATAA
- a CDS encoding ABC transporter permease, protein MQKDLAEYSFRNIKRRKVRTWLTVLAIVIGIGSFVALVTIGDSFKQTISNELESFGKESIMVMPGDIRSAMSFGPSGSVSTGKLYDKDVLAIESVSGVERVTPLILAPGVEIKHSDESVIYYVMGVPNTLFFEDFPTYNLAKGRGISSSESGVAVIGNSFANSMFSKKLDIGSTLYINDEKFKVIGILEEIGGTFGSEDDAGILVSFKDARKFSENTLEKDEISYVFVKAKTEMNLSKVSEDIKFVLRNLHRVKEGEEDFTIINYDFVVEASDMVLGTFVLALSLIAAISLLVGGIGIMNTMYMSVFERTRELGTLKALGALKKDILMVVLIESGFLGLIGGILGVLIGIGLSILAVFLIGIEIVYNPIILLGSIVLSFLIGLVSGYFPAKRAVDLSPTEALRYE, encoded by the coding sequence ATGCAAAAGGATTTAGCAGAATATTCATTTAGGAATATTAAAAGAAGAAAAGTCCGTACTTGGCTTACAGTTTTAGCAATTGTAATTGGTATTGGTTCTTTTGTTGCTTTAGTTACTATTGGAGATTCTTTTAAACAAACTATATCTAATGAATTAGAAAGTTTTGGAAAAGAGAGTATTATGGTAATGCCAGGGGATATACGGTCTGCAATGTCTTTTGGGCCTTCTGGTTCTGTTTCCACTGGAAAATTATATGATAAAGATGTTTTAGCAATTGAATCTGTTTCTGGTGTTGAAAGAGTAACTCCCTTGATTTTAGCCCCAGGAGTTGAAATAAAACATTCTGATGAATCTGTTATATATTATGTAATGGGTGTTCCAAATACTTTATTTTTTGAAGATTTTCCAACATATAATTTAGCAAAGGGGCGCGGAATATCTTCTTCTGAATCAGGAGTTGCAGTAATTGGAAACTCATTTGCTAATAGTATGTTTAGTAAAAAATTAGATATTGGTTCGACATTGTATATTAATGATGAAAAGTTTAAAGTAATTGGAATATTAGAAGAGATTGGTGGAACATTTGGTTCTGAAGATGATGCAGGAATTTTAGTGTCATTTAAAGATGCAAGAAAGTTTTCAGAAAACACTTTGGAAAAAGATGAAATTTCTTATGTATTTGTAAAAGCTAAAACTGAAATGAATTTATCAAAAGTATCTGAAGATATTAAATTTGTTTTAAGGAATTTACATAGAGTTAAAGAAGGAGAAGAAGATTTTACAATAATTAATTATGATTTTGTGGTTGAAGCATCAGACATGGTTTTAGGAACATTTGTGCTTGCTTTAAGTTTAATAGCTGCTATTTCTCTGCTTGTTGGAGGAATAGGAATAATGAATACGATGTATATGTCTGTTTTTGAAAGGACACGAGAATTAGGAACACTTAAAGCATTGGGTGCATTAAAAAAAGATATTTTAATGGTTGTTCTAATTGAAAGTGGATTTTTAGGCTTAATAGGAGGTATTTTAGGAGTTTTAATAGGAATTGGATTGAGTATTTTAGCAGTTTTTTTAATAGGAATAGAAATAGTTTATAACCCAATTATACTTTTAGGAAGTATTGTTTTATCATTTTTAATTGGATTAGTATCTGGTTATTTTCCAGCTAAACGTGCAGTTGATTTATCTCCAACAGAAGCACTAAGATATGAGTAA
- a CDS encoding ABC transporter permease, which yields MLLDKFNYAFRSLMHSHIRTLLTILGVVVGVAAIIILLSVSLGLDKTIETELNKFGANNAVVLPISQNSVGSSIGPAGTRVTSKLYESDIQKIKAVSGVKSATGVLSVPAKVKYRQEEYRISVYGIDPYVLTTYYPNVEILEGRMLQSSDSKSIVLGYDIAKNVFDKNIDLGSVLTLNDQSYTVIGILKESGGQAGSDKNLFISFNDARILSTLNKDEVSVIYFVIQDGFEIRKVQENVEFVLRNAHRVKEGEEDFTIQTAETAKESIQSILGYITLFLGTVAAISIVVGGIGIMNSMYMAITERTYEIGVLKSLGVKKNDILHLFLIESGLIGLGGGIIAVIFSVFVVSIANIFLEGSISLLLTWELILGGLCLSFILGLISGYIPSKQAADLDVLDALGRK from the coding sequence ATGCTTCTAGATAAATTTAATTATGCGTTTAGAAGTTTAATGCACAGCCATATAAGGACTTTACTAACTATTTTAGGAGTAGTAGTTGGTGTGGCTGCCATTATAATTCTTCTTTCTGTTTCTTTAGGTTTAGATAAAACAATCGAAACTGAATTAAATAAATTTGGGGCAAATAATGCGGTAGTTTTACCAATATCACAGAATTCTGTTGGTTCTTCAATAGGGCCAGCAGGAACAAGAGTAACTTCAAAATTATATGAATCAGATATTCAAAAAATAAAGGCAGTTTCTGGAGTAAAATCAGCAACTGGGGTTTTAAGTGTTCCAGCAAAAGTAAAATATCGTCAAGAAGAATATAGAATATCTGTTTATGGTATTGATCCATATGTTTTAACAACTTATTATCCAAATGTTGAGATACTAGAAGGAAGAATGCTTCAATCTTCTGATTCAAAAAGTATTGTGCTTGGTTATGATATTGCAAAAAATGTTTTCGATAAAAATATTGATTTAGGTTCAGTTTTAACTTTAAATGATCAATCTTATACAGTTATAGGAATTTTAAAAGAATCTGGTGGTCAAGCAGGTTCAGATAAAAATTTATTCATTTCCTTTAATGATGCACGAATTTTATCTACTTTAAATAAAGATGAAGTTTCAGTAATCTATTTTGTAATACAAGACGGTTTTGAAATTAGGAAAGTTCAGGAAAATGTGGAATTTGTTTTAAGAAATGCACATAGAGTTAAAGAAGGAGAAGAAGATTTTACTATTCAAACAGCAGAAACAGCAAAGGAAAGTATTCAATCTATTCTAGGGTATATTACTTTATTTTTAGGAACAGTAGCAGCTATTTCAATAGTAGTTGGGGGTATAGGAATAATGAATTCAATGTATATGGCTATTACTGAAAGAACTTATGAGATAGGAGTATTAAAATCATTAGGAGTAAAGAAAAATGATATTTTACATTTGTTTTTAATAGAAAGCGGATTAATTGGACTTGGGGGAGGGATAATTGCAGTTATATTTTCAGTATTTGTAGTTAGTATAGCCAATATATTTTTAGAAGGAAGTATTTCATTATTATTAACATGGGAATTAATTTTAGGGGGATTATGTCTTTCCTTTATTTTAGGTTTAATTTCAGGTTATATACCCTCAAAACAAGCAGCAGATCTTGATGTATTAGATGCATTAGGGAGGAAATAA
- a CDS encoding ABC transporter ATP-binding protein: MKENLLKIENVKKRFLLGEIPVDALRGVSLEIKEGELISIVGPSGSGKSTLLNVIGLLTEPTEGHIFLEKNDISKLNEDERAYIRGKKIGFVFQTFNLIPTFTSLENVAVPLMFYGYSIQERNKIANELLKKVGLSHRLNNKPSQLSGGERQRVAIARALANDPEIILADEPTGNLDSEAGKSILDIFFKLNKEGKTIIIVTHDPKIPKLTNRIIYIKDGRIDKEVKV, translated from the coding sequence AAATTTATTAAAAATTGAAAATGTTAAAAAAAGATTTTTGCTTGGTGAAATTCCAGTCGATGCTTTGAGAGGAGTATCATTAGAAATAAAAGAAGGGGAATTAATTAGTATTGTTGGGCCTTCAGGAAGTGGAAAATCTACTTTATTAAATGTTATTGGTTTATTAACAGAACCAACAGAAGGGCATATTTTTTTAGAAAAAAATGATATCTCAAAATTAAATGAAGATGAAAGAGCTTATATAAGGGGTAAAAAAATAGGGTTTGTTTTTCAAACGTTTAATTTAATTCCAACTTTTACTTCTTTAGAAAATGTAGCAGTACCTTTAATGTTTTATGGATATTCAATACAAGAAAGAAATAAAATTGCTAATGAATTATTAAAAAAAGTAGGATTAAGTCACAGATTAAATAACAAACCTTCTCAATTAAGTGGAGGGGAAAGACAAAGAGTAGCAATTGCAAGAGCATTAGCAAATGACCCAGAAATTATATTGGCAGATGAACCAACAGGAAATTTAGATTCAGAAGCAGGGAAATCTATTTTAGATATTTTTTTTAAATTAAATAAAGAAGGAAAAACAATTATTATAGTAACTCATGATCCTAAAATACCAAAATTAACTAATAGAATTATTTATATTAAAGATGGAAGGATAGATAAAGAGGTGAAAGTATGA